One part of the Funiculus sociatus GB2-C1 genome encodes these proteins:
- a CDS encoding Na+/H+ antiporter: MAVPTVAGSDNQGTVAELVIFLIVLLLVATGVALLSRRLRIPYITGLVLAGLAITELLPGRIRLDSSLIFNLFLPILLFESAINTDISRLRSTFKPIALLAGVGFPFCAAITSVLLKLELGLDWVPALLVGVILSITDTALVIAVFKEVSVPHRLVTLVEGESLVNDDVALVLFSLILTANSTGSLTPLDVVQEFLFVIVGGILVGLALGYLSIGLFSQADDPLSVILLTIAVALGAFQLGEFFHVSGVVAVVVAGLIVGNLGVSRSTSASTQVTLFSFWEFAGFGVNTFIFLLIGLEINLITLWQTLPTVLLALIAYQVGRALTVYPLLDLVRFFDKPIPVKWRHVLFLGNIKGSLSTALALSLPANLPGRDQLVVIVLGIVLLSLVGQGISLPGFVRRLKLDRHSESRQQIEELQAQLMTSKAAQDELESLLKSGVLPKSIYEEMRAAYQVRVAASERTLREIYNQRPEDAAAESSDHIKLDSIRRQLLLAEKQVLNDALRRRILSEEVVQERIKTINEQLLSLEDD, from the coding sequence ATGGCAGTCCCGACGGTGGCAGGCAGCGACAACCAGGGAACTGTTGCTGAATTAGTAATTTTTCTGATCGTCTTGTTGCTGGTTGCCACCGGGGTTGCCCTACTATCTCGACGATTACGGATTCCCTACATTACAGGGTTAGTATTGGCAGGTTTAGCGATTACAGAGCTTTTGCCGGGTCGCATCCGTCTGGATTCTTCTCTGATTTTTAATCTTTTTTTGCCGATTCTACTTTTTGAATCGGCAATTAATACCGACATCAGTCGTCTACGCAGCACGTTTAAACCCATTGCCTTGTTAGCAGGAGTGGGCTTTCCCTTCTGCGCTGCTATCACCTCAGTCTTGCTGAAACTAGAACTGGGTTTAGATTGGGTACCCGCTTTACTGGTTGGGGTCATTTTGTCAATTACAGATACCGCCTTAGTCATTGCGGTTTTCAAGGAAGTGTCTGTTCCCCACCGACTGGTCACTCTCGTAGAGGGTGAAAGCTTAGTCAACGATGATGTGGCGCTGGTTTTATTTAGCCTGATCTTGACTGCAAATTCAACCGGGTCATTAACGCCCCTCGATGTCGTACAGGAATTTTTGTTCGTAATCGTCGGCGGAATCTTAGTCGGCTTAGCCTTGGGCTACCTGAGTATTGGTTTATTTAGCCAAGCAGACGATCCTCTCAGCGTGATTCTACTCACGATTGCCGTAGCGCTGGGAGCCTTTCAACTAGGCGAATTTTTCCACGTATCCGGTGTGGTTGCCGTTGTGGTGGCAGGGCTAATTGTGGGCAACCTGGGGGTTTCTCGCAGTACCTCGGCTTCCACTCAAGTAACCTTGTTCAGTTTCTGGGAATTCGCCGGGTTTGGTGTCAATACCTTTATTTTCTTACTCATCGGCTTAGAAATTAATCTCATCACCCTTTGGCAGACGCTTCCAACCGTTCTCCTAGCACTGATTGCCTACCAAGTCGGGAGGGCTCTCACCGTTTATCCACTCTTGGACTTGGTGCGTTTTTTTGACAAACCCATTCCGGTGAAATGGCGGCACGTTCTCTTTTTAGGCAATATTAAAGGCTCGCTTTCAACCGCCTTGGCGTTAAGCTTACCCGCTAATTTGCCAGGGCGAGATCAGCTGGTTGTGATTGTCTTAGGGATTGTGCTGCTGTCGTTGGTGGGGCAAGGAATAAGTTTACCTGGGTTTGTACGACGTTTAAAGCTCGATCGCCATTCCGAATCACGACAGCAGATCGAAGAATTGCAAGCTCAATTGATGACTTCCAAAGCAGCGCAGGATGAGTTAGAAAGTCTCTTGAAATCGGGAGTTTTACCAAAATCAATCTACGAAGAGATGCGAGCCGCTTATCAGGTGCGAGTGGCAGCTTCTGAAAGAACGTTGCGGGAGATATATAATCAGCGTCCCGAAGATGCTGCTGCTGAAAGTAGCGATCACATAAAATTAGACTCGATTCGTCGGCAATTACTGTTAGCAGAAAAGCAGGTACTCAATGATGCCCTCCGCCGGCGAATTCTCTCAGAAGAAGTGGTGCAAGAACGCATCAAAACCATTAACGAGCAACTTCTAAGTTTGGAAGATGACTAG